Proteins found in one Paraburkholderia caballeronis genomic segment:
- the cobA gene encoding uroporphyrinogen-III C-methyltransferase: protein MGKVYLIGAGPGAADLITVRGARLLGAADVVLHDALVEPAMLDYAPKHAKFIAVGKRCGQRSTAQHFINKQLVDAAREHGVVVRLKGGDPMLFGRADEEMRALEAAGIEYEVVPGITAALASAASLRRSLTLRGVARSVALATHSRAADSDEIREQVNADSLVFYMGRDSAPEIAQQLIDAGRPGGTPVAIVEACSTPRERMLTLTLAGLAAGDAQAWLDPAQPSLLMIGDAFAERAGAESEQEQEEEQKGRRAAA, encoded by the coding sequence ATGGGCAAGGTGTATCTGATCGGCGCTGGGCCGGGTGCGGCGGACCTGATTACGGTCCGCGGCGCGCGGCTGCTCGGCGCCGCCGACGTGGTGCTGCACGACGCGCTGGTCGAGCCGGCAATGCTCGACTATGCGCCGAAGCACGCGAAGTTCATCGCGGTCGGCAAGCGGTGCGGGCAGCGTTCGACCGCCCAGCATTTCATCAACAAGCAACTGGTCGATGCGGCGCGCGAGCATGGCGTCGTCGTGCGTCTGAAGGGCGGCGACCCGATGCTGTTCGGCCGCGCGGACGAGGAAATGCGCGCGCTCGAAGCGGCCGGCATCGAGTACGAAGTGGTGCCGGGCATCACGGCCGCGCTCGCGAGCGCGGCCTCGCTGCGGCGGTCGCTGACGCTACGCGGCGTCGCGCGCAGCGTCGCGCTCGCGACGCATTCGCGCGCGGCCGACTCCGACGAAATTCGCGAGCAGGTGAACGCGGATTCGCTGGTGTTCTACATGGGCCGCGACAGCGCGCCGGAGATCGCGCAGCAACTGATCGACGCCGGTCGCCCGGGCGGCACGCCGGTCGCGATCGTCGAGGCGTGCAGCACGCCCCGCGAACGGATGTTGACGCTGACGCTCGCAGGCCTCGCGGCCGGCGACGCGCAGGCGTGGCTCGACCCGGCGCAGCCGAGTCTGCTGATGATCGGCGACGCGTTCGCGGAACGCGCGGGCGCGGAGTCGGAGCAGGAACAGGAAGAAGAGCAGAAGGGCAGGCGCGCGGCGGCTTGA
- a CDS encoding sulfate adenylyltransferase subunit 1, which translates to MSTTLHQPEDLGVLRFITAGSVDDGKSTLIGRLLYDSKAVLSDQLSALSRAKNKRTVGDEIDLSLLTDGLEAEREQGITIDVAYRYFATAKRKFIIADTPGHEQYTRNMVTGASTAHASIILIDATRVTFDDGVAQLLPQTKRHSAIVKLLGLQHVIVAINKMDLVEYSEARFNEIRDAYVTLARQLGLANVRFVPVSALKGDNIVTASERMPWYAGEPLLDVLEALPVGQASGDALRFPVQWVARQDGASADDFRGYMGRVESGEVKLGDAITVLPAGRSATVAEIIAPVPGGTAPVDRAFAGQTVTIRLAEDVDVSRGDTFVPATDAPQPAKKLEADLCWFDDEPLSTQRKYLLKQTTNTVFARIGAIKEVLDVHTLSHATDRQELAMNDIGRVALTLQKPLVCDAYDTHPGTGAFVLIDEATHHTVAAGMIRAFAA; encoded by the coding sequence ATGAGCACCACCCTGCATCAACCTGAAGACCTCGGCGTGCTTCGCTTCATCACCGCAGGCAGCGTCGACGACGGCAAGAGCACGCTGATCGGCCGCCTGCTGTACGACAGCAAGGCGGTGCTGTCCGACCAGCTTTCGGCGCTGTCGCGCGCCAAGAACAAGCGCACCGTCGGCGACGAGATCGACCTGTCGCTGCTGACCGACGGCCTCGAAGCCGAGCGCGAGCAGGGCATCACGATCGACGTCGCGTACCGCTATTTCGCGACCGCGAAGCGCAAGTTCATCATTGCCGACACGCCGGGCCACGAGCAGTACACGCGCAACATGGTGACCGGCGCGTCGACCGCGCACGCGTCGATCATCCTGATCGACGCCACGCGCGTCACGTTCGACGACGGCGTCGCGCAACTGCTGCCGCAGACCAAGCGCCACAGCGCGATCGTGAAGCTGCTCGGCCTGCAGCACGTGATCGTCGCGATCAACAAGATGGACCTCGTCGAGTACAGCGAAGCGCGCTTCAACGAGATCCGCGACGCGTACGTCACGCTCGCGCGCCAGCTCGGCCTCGCGAACGTGCGGTTCGTGCCGGTGTCCGCGCTGAAGGGCGACAACATCGTGACCGCGAGCGAGCGGATGCCGTGGTACGCTGGCGAGCCGCTGCTCGACGTGCTGGAGGCGCTGCCGGTCGGGCAGGCGTCCGGCGACGCGCTGCGTTTCCCGGTGCAGTGGGTGGCGCGCCAGGACGGCGCGAGCGCGGACGACTTCCGCGGCTACATGGGCCGCGTCGAGTCGGGCGAGGTGAAGCTCGGCGACGCGATCACCGTGCTGCCGGCGGGCCGCAGCGCGACGGTCGCGGAAATCATCGCGCCGGTGCCGGGCGGCACCGCGCCGGTGGACCGCGCGTTCGCGGGCCAGACGGTGACGATCCGCCTTGCGGAAGACGTCGACGTGTCGCGCGGCGACACGTTCGTGCCGGCGACGGATGCTCCGCAGCCGGCGAAGAAGCTCGAAGCGGACCTGTGCTGGTTCGACGACGAGCCGTTGTCCACGCAGCGCAAGTATTTGCTGAAACAGACGACGAACACGGTGTTCGCGCGGATCGGCGCGATCAAGGAAGTGCTCGACGTGCATACGCTGTCGCACGCGACGGACCGCCAGGAACTCGCGATGAACGACATCGGCCGCGTCGCGCTCACGTTGCAGAAGCCGCTCGTCTGCGACGCGTACGATACGCATCCGGGCACCGGCGCGTTCGTGCTGATCGACGAGGCCACGCACCACACGGTTGCGGCCGGCATGATCCGCGCGTTCGCGGCCTGA
- the cysD gene encoding sulfate adenylyltransferase subunit CysD: MSTPVDSVDNAPLHVTASRMDHLDWLEAESIHILRELVAECSKPALLFSGGKDSVVVLHLALKAFGLGANRKTSLPFPLVHIDTGHNYDEVIDFRDRRAAEIGAQLVIGHVEDSIRRGTVRLRRETDSRNAAQAVTLLETIEQHGYTAMIGGARRDEEKARAKERIFSFRDEFGQWDPKAQRPELWSLYNARLHNGEHLRVFPISNWTELDVWQYIEREKLELPSIYYAHRREIVRRNGLLVPVTPLTPMRDGETSETALVRFRTVGDISCTCPVDSDADSIEKIIAETAVTEITERGATRMDDQTSEAAMEQRKKQGYF; this comes from the coding sequence ATGAGCACCCCGGTCGATTCCGTTGACAACGCGCCGCTTCACGTAACGGCGAGCCGGATGGACCATCTCGACTGGCTCGAAGCCGAGTCGATCCACATCCTGCGCGAACTGGTCGCCGAATGCAGCAAGCCCGCGCTGCTATTCTCGGGCGGCAAGGATTCGGTCGTCGTGCTGCATCTCGCGCTGAAGGCGTTCGGCCTCGGCGCGAACCGCAAAACGTCGCTGCCGTTCCCGCTCGTGCACATCGACACCGGCCACAACTACGACGAGGTGATCGACTTCCGCGACCGCCGCGCGGCCGAAATCGGCGCGCAGCTCGTGATCGGCCACGTCGAGGATTCGATCAGGCGCGGCACCGTGCGCCTGCGCCGCGAGACCGACTCGCGCAATGCCGCGCAGGCGGTCACGCTGCTGGAGACGATCGAGCAGCACGGCTACACCGCGATGATCGGCGGCGCGCGCCGCGACGAAGAGAAGGCGCGCGCGAAGGAGCGCATCTTCTCGTTCCGCGACGAGTTCGGCCAGTGGGACCCGAAGGCGCAGCGCCCGGAACTGTGGAGCCTGTACAACGCGCGCCTGCACAACGGCGAGCATCTGCGCGTGTTCCCGATCTCGAACTGGACCGAGCTGGACGTGTGGCAATACATCGAGCGCGAGAAGCTCGAACTGCCGTCGATCTACTACGCGCACCGGCGCGAGATCGTGCGCCGCAACGGCCTGCTCGTGCCGGTCACGCCGCTCACGCCGATGCGCGACGGCGAAACCAGCGAAACGGCGCTCGTGCGCTTCCGCACGGTCGGCGACATCAGCTGCACGTGCCCGGTCGACAGCGATGCGGACAGCATCGAGAAGATCATCGCGGAAACCGCGGTGACCGAGATCACGGAGCGCGGCGCGACGCGGATGGACGACCAGACGTCCGAGGCCGCGATGGAGCAGCGCAAGAAGCAAGGTTATTTCTGA
- a CDS encoding phosphoadenylyl-sulfate reductase produces the protein MSTEAIAPELAAKIGRLDALLDSIAARHANVKLASSLAAEDMLLTHAILSRGVKIGIFSLNTGRLHAETVGMIDRVRERYGYEIEQFHPQTDAVDEYVKAHGLNAFYESIDLRKRCCEIRKVEPLNRALSDVSAWVTGQRREQSVTRAELHEEEHDGARNIAKFNPLADWTEDDVWAYLRAFDVPVNPLHARGYPSIGCEPCTRAVRPGEDSRAGRWWWESRDTKECGLHITAISAIPVVDASQVSQAN, from the coding sequence ATGAGCACCGAAGCGATCGCGCCGGAACTCGCCGCGAAGATCGGGCGTCTCGACGCGCTGCTCGACTCGATCGCCGCGCGCCACGCGAACGTGAAGCTCGCGAGCAGCCTCGCGGCCGAGGACATGCTGCTCACGCACGCGATCCTGTCGCGCGGCGTGAAAATAGGCATCTTCTCGCTGAACACCGGGCGGCTGCACGCGGAGACGGTCGGCATGATCGACCGTGTGCGCGAGCGTTACGGCTACGAGATCGAGCAGTTTCATCCGCAGACGGATGCGGTCGACGAATACGTGAAGGCGCACGGCCTGAACGCGTTCTACGAAAGCATCGACCTGCGCAAGCGCTGCTGCGAAATCCGCAAGGTCGAGCCGCTGAACCGCGCGCTTTCGGACGTCAGCGCGTGGGTGACCGGCCAGCGCCGCGAGCAGTCGGTGACGCGCGCGGAACTGCACGAGGAAGAGCACGACGGCGCGCGCAACATCGCGAAGTTCAATCCGCTCGCGGACTGGACCGAGGACGATGTGTGGGCGTATCTGCGCGCGTTCGACGTGCCGGTGAACCCGCTCCACGCGCGCGGTTATCCGAGTATCGGCTGCGAGCCGTGTACGCGCGCGGTGCGTCCCGGCGAGGACAGCCGCGCCGGCCGCTGGTGGTGGGAGTCCCGCGACACGAAGGAATGCGGCTTGCACATCACCGCGATCTCCGCGATTCCAGTCGTCGACGCATCGCAGGTCTCGCAGGCCAACTGA
- a CDS encoding DUF934 domain-containing protein, producing the protein MTLIIKNRAVVEDSWTVVRAADDGALPEVAALPAGKVIVPLALWQGSRDALVAAKGRDELGVWLAPDSEPADLANDFDRLALIGVDFPVFRDGRGYSIARLLRERYGYNGELRAIGDVLRDQLLYLERCGFDAFAVRADKDIQDALNAFGEFTIKYQGAVDDPTPLFRRRAAA; encoded by the coding sequence ATGACGTTGATTATCAAGAACCGCGCCGTCGTCGAGGATTCGTGGACGGTGGTGCGCGCCGCCGACGACGGCGCGCTGCCCGAAGTCGCCGCGCTGCCGGCCGGCAAGGTGATCGTGCCGCTCGCGCTGTGGCAGGGCTCGCGCGACGCGCTCGTCGCCGCGAAGGGCCGCGACGAACTCGGCGTGTGGCTCGCGCCGGACAGCGAACCGGCCGACCTCGCGAACGACTTCGATCGCCTCGCGCTGATCGGCGTGGACTTCCCGGTGTTCCGCGACGGCCGCGGTTATTCGATCGCGCGTCTGCTGCGCGAACGCTACGGCTACAACGGCGAACTGCGCGCGATCGGCGACGTGCTGCGCGACCAGTTGCTGTACCTCGAACGCTGCGGTTTCGACGCGTTCGCGGTGCGCGCGGACAAGGACATCCAGGACGCGCTGAACGCGTTCGGCGAGTTCACCATCAAGTATCAGGGCGCCGTCGACGATCCGACGCCGCTGTTCCGTCGCCGGGCCGCAGCATGA
- a CDS encoding nitrite/sulfite reductase, which yields MYQYDQYDQTIVDERVAQYRDQVRRRLSGELSEEEFRPLRLQNGLYMQRHAYMHRIAIPYGNLRSDQMRMLAHIAREHDRGYGHFSTRTNIQYNWIKLEETPEILEKLASVQMHGIQTSGNCIRNITADQFAGVAPDEVIDPRPWSEILRQWSTFHPEFAWLPRKFKIAVSGSKEDRAAVQMHDLGVYLDRNAQGEVVASILAGGGLGRTPIVGSIIKRDLPWQHLLTYCEAVLRVYNRYGRRDNLYKARIKILVKALSPEKFAQQVEEEWQHLKDGPSTLTQAEVDRVAQFFAPPAYDKLPDTDASYETHLLENRAFARWVERNVRPHRVPGYVSVTLSLKPTGIAPGDATDAQMEAVADWADRYSFGQIRVSHEQNLILADVKKRDLFDLWEAAKQQGFATANIGLLTDIIACPGGDFCSLANAKSIPIAQAIQERFSDLDYVYDLGDVSLNISGCMNSCGHHHVGNIGVLGVDKDGSEWYQVSLGGEQGTGANGLRLGRVIGPSFSAGEMPDVVQNVIDTFVENRLDGERFIDTYDRIGLAPFKERVYASRQPAHA from the coding sequence ATGTACCAATACGATCAGTACGACCAGACCATCGTCGACGAACGCGTCGCGCAATACCGCGACCAGGTCCGCCGCCGGCTGTCGGGCGAATTGAGCGAAGAAGAGTTCCGCCCGCTGCGCCTGCAGAACGGCCTGTACATGCAGCGCCACGCGTACATGCACCGCATCGCGATTCCGTACGGCAACCTGCGCAGCGACCAGATGCGCATGCTCGCCCACATCGCGCGCGAGCACGACCGCGGCTACGGCCATTTCTCGACGCGCACGAACATCCAGTACAACTGGATCAAGCTCGAAGAGACGCCCGAGATCCTCGAAAAGCTCGCGTCGGTGCAGATGCACGGCATCCAGACGTCGGGCAACTGCATCCGCAACATCACCGCCGACCAGTTCGCGGGCGTCGCGCCCGACGAGGTGATCGACCCGCGTCCGTGGTCCGAGATCCTGCGCCAGTGGTCGACGTTCCACCCGGAATTCGCGTGGCTGCCGCGCAAGTTCAAGATCGCCGTGTCCGGCTCGAAAGAGGACCGCGCGGCCGTGCAGATGCACGACCTCGGCGTCTATCTGGACCGCAACGCGCAGGGCGAAGTCGTCGCGTCGATCCTCGCGGGCGGCGGCCTCGGCCGCACGCCGATCGTCGGTTCGATCATCAAGCGCGACCTGCCGTGGCAGCATCTGCTGACCTACTGCGAAGCCGTGCTGCGCGTGTACAACCGCTACGGCCGCCGCGACAACCTGTACAAGGCGCGCATCAAGATTCTCGTGAAGGCGCTGTCGCCGGAGAAGTTTGCGCAGCAGGTCGAAGAGGAATGGCAGCACCTGAAGGACGGCCCGTCCACGCTGACCCAGGCGGAAGTCGATCGCGTCGCGCAGTTCTTCGCGCCGCCCGCGTACGACAAGCTGCCGGACACCGACGCGTCGTATGAAACGCATCTGCTCGAAAACCGCGCGTTCGCGCGCTGGGTCGAGCGCAACGTGCGTCCGCACCGCGTGCCGGGTTACGTGTCGGTGACGCTGTCGCTGAAGCCGACCGGCATCGCGCCGGGAGACGCGACCGACGCGCAGATGGAAGCCGTCGCCGATTGGGCAGACCGTTATTCGTTTGGCCAGATCCGCGTGTCGCACGAGCAGAACCTGATTCTCGCGGACGTGAAGAAGCGCGACCTGTTCGACCTGTGGGAAGCGGCGAAGCAGCAAGGTTTCGCGACCGCGAACATCGGCCTTTTGACCGACATCATCGCGTGCCCGGGCGGCGACTTCTGCTCGCTCGCGAACGCGAAGTCGATTCCGATCGCGCAGGCAATCCAGGAACGCTTCAGCGACCTCGACTACGTGTACGACCTCGGCGACGTGTCGCTGAACATTTCGGGCTGCATGAACTCGTGCGGTCACCACCACGTCGGCAACATCGGCGTGCTCGGCGTCGACAAGGACGGCTCCGAGTGGTACCAGGTGTCGCTCGGCGGCGAGCAGGGCACCGGCGCGAACGGCCTGCGCCTCGGCCGCGTGATCGGCCCGTCGTTCTCCGCGGGCGAAATGCCGGACGTCGTGCAGAACGTGATCGACACGTTCGTCGAGAACCGTCTCGACGGCGAGCGTTTCATCGACACGTACGACCGCATCGGCCTCGCGCCGTTCAAGGAGCGCGTGTACGCATCGCGCCAGCCGGCCCACGCCTGA
- a CDS encoding CysB family HTH-type transcriptional regulator encodes MNLHQFRFVREAVRQNFNLTEAAKALHTSQPGVSKAIIELEDELGVEIFTRHGKRVRSLTEPGRIILASVERILQEVESLKRVGKDFAAQDQGNLIIAATHTQARYSLPAAIAEFKRRFPKVHLSILQGSPTQVAEMVIHDQADLAIATEAIANYKELVSLPCFTWHHVAVMPADHPLLDRKPLSLDDLAQYPLITYDNAFAGRTKINDAFRLRGLSPDIVLEAIDADVIKTYVELGMGVGIMADIAFNAERDRHLRAIPVGHLFGSNLTRVALKQGAYLRSYVYTLVELLSPSLNRKLIEQALKGEHESYEL; translated from the coding sequence ATGAACCTGCATCAATTCCGGTTCGTTCGGGAGGCCGTGCGGCAGAACTTCAACCTCACCGAAGCCGCCAAAGCGCTGCATACGAGCCAGCCGGGCGTCTCCAAGGCAATCATCGAACTGGAAGACGAACTCGGGGTCGAGATCTTCACCCGCCATGGCAAGCGCGTTCGGTCCCTCACCGAGCCGGGACGCATCATACTCGCGTCCGTCGAACGGATCCTGCAGGAAGTCGAAAGCCTGAAGCGCGTCGGCAAGGACTTCGCGGCGCAGGACCAGGGCAACCTGATTATCGCGGCCACCCACACGCAGGCGCGCTACTCGCTGCCCGCCGCGATCGCCGAATTCAAGCGGCGCTTTCCGAAGGTGCATCTTTCGATCCTGCAGGGCAGTCCCACGCAGGTCGCGGAAATGGTAATCCATGACCAGGCGGACCTCGCGATCGCCACCGAGGCGATCGCGAACTACAAGGAACTGGTGTCGCTGCCGTGCTTCACCTGGCACCACGTCGCGGTGATGCCCGCCGACCATCCGCTTCTGGACCGCAAGCCGCTGTCGCTCGACGACCTCGCGCAATACCCGCTGATCACCTACGACAACGCATTCGCCGGCCGCACGAAGATCAACGACGCGTTCCGGCTGCGCGGACTCTCGCCGGACATCGTGCTCGAAGCGATCGACGCCGACGTGATCAAGACCTACGTCGAACTCGGGATGGGCGTCGGCATCATGGCCGACATCGCGTTCAACGCGGAACGCGACCGCCACCTGCGCGCGATCCCGGTCGGCCATCTGTTCGGCAGCAACCTGACGCGGGTCGCGCTGAAGCAGGGCGCGTATCTGCGCAGTTACGTGTACACGCTGGTCGAGCTGCTGTCGCCGAGCCTGAACCGCAAGCTGATCGAACAGGCGCTCAAAGGCGAACACGAAAGCTACGAGCTTTGA
- a CDS encoding ABC transporter substrate-binding protein — translation MTPHPFLRPLVAAAALVVATVAHADLKVGIDLSSTGPAAAIGITSKNAVLMWPATIAGQKADYIVLDDGSDPGAAVRNIHKLINEDHVDVIVGPNITPAALAALDPVAQSKTPMITLVGSASVVEPQQGARTWAFKMAQTDNAMAEVMTRYMANHNVKTVGFIGFADSYGDSWLNAFTTFAALRHIQVVAAERFNRTDASVTGQVLKLIAAKPDAVLIAGAGTPTVLPQRALVERGFKGPIYQTHGIATPEFIKLGGKDVEGTLFPTQPVVVARTLPADHPSKRAALAFVDAYEAKYGAGSVTQFAGDAAGVYPRLQDAVTRALKTAQPGTEAFRVALRNELETAHELVVPNGVVNTTAKDHVGLDQRASVMGVIRDGKFVYLSQ, via the coding sequence ATGACGCCCCACCCGTTCCTGCGCCCGCTCGTCGCCGCGGCCGCGCTCGTTGTCGCCACCGTCGCGCACGCCGACCTGAAGGTCGGCATCGACCTGTCGAGCACCGGCCCCGCGGCCGCGATCGGCATCACGAGCAAGAATGCCGTGCTGATGTGGCCCGCGACGATCGCCGGGCAGAAAGCCGACTACATCGTGCTCGACGACGGTTCGGACCCGGGCGCGGCGGTGCGCAACATCCACAAGCTGATCAACGAGGACCACGTCGACGTGATCGTCGGGCCGAACATCACGCCGGCCGCGCTCGCGGCGCTCGACCCGGTCGCGCAGAGCAAGACGCCGATGATCACGCTGGTCGGCTCGGCGTCGGTGGTCGAGCCGCAGCAGGGCGCGCGCACGTGGGCGTTCAAGATGGCCCAGACGGACAACGCGATGGCCGAGGTGATGACCCGCTACATGGCGAACCACAACGTGAAGACGGTCGGCTTCATCGGCTTCGCGGACAGCTACGGCGACAGCTGGCTGAACGCGTTCACGACGTTCGCCGCGCTGCGGCACATCCAGGTCGTCGCGGCCGAGCGGTTCAACCGGACCGACGCGAGCGTGACCGGCCAGGTGCTGAAACTGATCGCCGCGAAGCCGGACGCGGTGCTGATCGCGGGCGCCGGCACGCCGACCGTGCTGCCGCAGCGCGCGCTGGTCGAGCGCGGGTTCAAGGGGCCGATCTATCAGACGCACGGAATCGCGACGCCGGAATTCATCAAGCTCGGCGGCAAGGACGTCGAGGGCACGCTGTTCCCGACCCAGCCGGTGGTCGTCGCGCGGACGCTGCCCGCCGACCATCCGTCGAAGCGCGCGGCGCTCGCGTTCGTCGATGCGTACGAGGCGAAGTACGGCGCCGGCTCGGTCACGCAGTTCGCCGGCGACGCGGCCGGCGTCTATCCTCGCTTGCAGGACGCGGTGACCCGCGCGCTAAAAACCGCGCAGCCGGGAACCGAAGCGTTCCGCGTCGCGCTGCGCAACGAACTGGAAACCGCGCACGAACTCGTCGTGCCGAACGGCGTCGTCAACACGACGGCGAAGGACCACGTCGGGCTCGACCAGCGCGCGAGCGTGATGGGCGTGATCCGCGACGGGAAGTTCGTTTATCTGAGCCAGTAA